In one Staphylococcus lutrae genomic region, the following are encoded:
- a CDS encoding metal-sulfur cluster assembly factor, which translates to MEEALKDSILGALENVIDPELGIDIVNLGLVYKVDLDDDGLCTVEMTLTSIGCPLGPQIVDQVKTVLAELPEIQDTEVNIVWNPPWNKDMMSRYAKIALGVS; encoded by the coding sequence ATGGAAGAAGCACTCAAAGATAGCATATTAGGCGCGCTAGAAAATGTCATCGACCCTGAACTAGGTATCGATATTGTTAATCTAGGGCTTGTTTATAAAGTTGATTTAGATGATGACGGTTTATGTACAGTAGAAATGACATTAACGTCTATTGGTTGTCCGCTCGGGCCACAAATTGTTGATCAGGTCAAAACGGTATTAGCAGAGCTGCCAGAAATTCAAGATACAGAAGTGAATATTGTTTGGAATCCGCCTTGGAACAAAGACATGATGTCTCGTTACGCTAAAATTGCGTTAGGCGTGAGCTAA
- a CDS encoding CoA-disulfide reductase, with product MTQHIIVVGAVAGGATSASQIRRLDKESRITVYEKDNYMSFANCGLPYYLGHVVAKRDHLLSATPEKFKTKKDITVKVNHEIIDIDDIHQTVTVKNHLTGETFEDHYDILVLSPGARANRLNFNVPHLFTLRNMDDTDQIDAYIEEHRAQRVLIVGAGYVSLEMVENMYHRGLQPTLIHRSDAVNKLMDQDMNRVIFDQLDQHHIPYRLNEEIVAIEGHQVTFTSGLVEHYDLIIAGVGVTPNSEFIAKSNIQLDDKGYVPVDDCFKTNVPNVYAVGDIITSFYRHVDLPAHVPLAWGAHRGASVIAEQISGNHDIKFKGFIGANIVKFFDYTLASTGISPQELKHFDYQMVEVKKSTHAGYYPNNSDVHLRAYFDKKTRQILRVAAVGEKGVDKRIDTLSMALMHQATIDELTEFEVAYAPPFSHPKDLINLLGYQARQ from the coding sequence ATGACACAACATATTATCGTCGTTGGCGCAGTCGCAGGTGGCGCTACAAGTGCAAGCCAAATCCGACGCTTAGACAAAGAAAGTCGCATCACTGTTTATGAAAAAGACAACTATATGAGTTTTGCAAATTGTGGTTTACCTTACTATCTTGGTCATGTCGTTGCCAAAAGAGATCACCTCTTATCCGCAACGCCTGAAAAGTTTAAAACTAAAAAAGATATTACAGTTAAAGTGAATCATGAAATTATAGATATTGATGACATTCATCAAACAGTAACAGTGAAAAACCACTTAACAGGTGAAACATTTGAGGATCATTACGACATTTTAGTGCTCAGTCCTGGTGCACGAGCTAATCGACTTAACTTTAATGTCCCTCACCTCTTTACACTGCGCAACATGGATGACACTGATCAAATTGATGCGTACATCGAAGAACACCGAGCACAGCGTGTTTTAATTGTCGGTGCCGGTTATGTCAGTCTAGAAATGGTTGAAAATATGTATCATCGTGGACTCCAACCAACACTCATCCATCGTTCAGATGCAGTTAATAAATTAATGGACCAAGATATGAATCGCGTTATTTTTGACCAACTCGATCAACATCACATTCCTTATCGATTAAATGAAGAAATCGTAGCCATCGAAGGGCATCAGGTGACCTTTACTTCTGGTCTAGTAGAGCACTATGATTTAATCATTGCGGGTGTAGGCGTAACGCCTAACTCTGAATTTATAGCAAAATCAAATATCCAACTAGATGACAAAGGCTATGTTCCTGTTGATGATTGCTTTAAAACAAACGTCCCAAATGTGTATGCTGTTGGAGATATCATTACAAGTTTTTATCGCCACGTTGACCTCCCTGCACACGTTCCACTTGCTTGGGGCGCGCATCGAGGGGCTAGTGTGATTGCTGAACAAATCAGCGGTAATCATGACATTAAATTTAAAGGTTTCATCGGTGCAAATATCGTTAAATTTTTCGATTACACGTTGGCTAGCACAGGGATTTCCCCACAAGAATTAAAACATTTTGACTATCAAATGGTCGAAGTAAAAAAATCAACACATGCCGGCTACTATCCAAATAATAGCGACGTACATTTAAGAGCTTATTTTGACAAAAAAACACGCCAAATTTTGCGTGTCGCAGCAGTAGGTGAAAAAGGGGTCGACAAACGGATCGACACCCTTTCTATGGCCTTGATGCATCAGGCAACAATTGATGAATTGACCGAATTCGAAGTGGCTTATGCCCCACCATTCAGTCATCCAAAAGATCTCATTAATTTATTAGGTTACCAAGCACGCCAATAA
- the addB gene encoding helicase-exonuclease AddAB subunit AddB has protein sequence MFKILLGRAGTGKSTFMLNEIKQKMKSQPLGRPIVIITPMQGTYLYEQALVNDNALLGSIRAEVLHFERLGHRVIQELGGVHEKRLSSIAIEMMIYDILQEVQKELKLYRSQVRYMGFSTKMREQIQDFEKYAVQPEMVSQMAQDMQFEPRTRHKLHDIALIYQKLVQRLSSEYITGEGLMNRIISLIPQSAWLKQADIFIDGFHNFSTQEYQMIEALVKHAQSVTVALTTNGDESPFSMFRKPSEALSHFEEMSRQVKKPLERMYFQQSMRFQSASIQVLEQQFDALQPEVQPLTDGGIQIWEAPTTREEVNEIARAILRDVREKGYRFQDIAILYRDSAYVYLLDAILPQYDIPYNLDVKKSMTHHPIMEMLRALIEVLQTGWQFDPLMRLLKTQILSQYFTESAYLIQLLENFALERGIYGKRWLDPHYFELNQFRKMGLRPNDPLTEEETATFQKVIDLKNDIFNKLLKFEEKLAQGTHARSFATYFYEAMEDFELPTQLMTQRDRLDQLGKHEAAEEIDQIWHGLIRVLDDVVTVFDEREMTLDRFLEILDVGLNELEFSMIPQTLDQVTIGTMDLAKVDNKKHIYMIGMNDGVMPQAINGSGLISDSEKKDFERYAEIQLSPTSDILQMDEAFVCYYAMTRGKEAITFSYSLMDASGAERERSPFLNDILALFHQLQVTRLTHQHARDTLTLIEHPHQTKVHLFEALKTWLDEGLIADTWFSAYAVMAQHRQLNDGLKHLKSALTYTNATVQLDAHLTTALYGKAIHASVSRFEGYQQCPFKHYTSHGLKLNERTKYQLQNFDLGTIFHDALKYIAEKIEGRFNQLTEQQIHAYTREALAYVLPLVQFNLLNSTAYYRYLSQRIGAIVQATLYAMKYQTTYSQFRPIAFEKAFRKSPKNDSELKAAPLYTKQGIPIYIRGQIDRIDAFQKNNQSFINIIDYKSSSSSASLDLVKVYYGLQMQMMTYMDIALQNKERLGLSEAVKPGGFLYMFVHKFRDEKRAWKDVQDAKREIDFLKSYQLQGLLNNDVDVLEAYDSRLTTGFQSDIVPIGLKKDGSFYATSKVTDEATIHKLIQHNRRNFQDIATHIMDGHNEVAPIQFRKQLPCQFCQYQAVCHVDSMIDSPKYRHVDEKIKPLELIATVDKEGVDAHDSSQT, from the coding sequence ATGTTCAAAATATTGTTAGGACGTGCTGGAACCGGCAAGAGCACTTTCATGTTAAACGAAATAAAGCAAAAGATGAAATCACAACCGTTAGGACGTCCTATTGTAATTATCACACCTATGCAAGGGACGTATTTATATGAACAAGCGTTGGTCAATGATAACGCGTTGCTGGGGAGTATTCGGGCAGAAGTGTTACACTTTGAACGACTCGGGCATCGTGTGATTCAAGAATTGGGCGGTGTTCACGAAAAGCGGCTATCAAGTATCGCAATAGAAATGATGATTTACGACATTTTACAAGAGGTGCAAAAAGAACTGAAATTGTACCGCTCACAAGTGCGTTACATGGGATTTAGTACGAAAATGCGTGAGCAAATTCAAGACTTTGAAAAGTATGCAGTGCAGCCTGAAATGGTTTCTCAAATGGCTCAAGATATGCAATTTGAGCCACGTACACGTCATAAGTTGCACGATATCGCCTTGATCTATCAAAAACTCGTTCAGCGTCTGTCATCGGAGTATATCACAGGTGAAGGTTTGATGAACCGTATCATTTCATTGATTCCACAATCAGCTTGGTTAAAACAAGCGGATATTTTTATTGATGGTTTTCATAACTTTTCGACACAAGAATATCAAATGATTGAGGCGTTGGTAAAGCATGCACAATCTGTGACAGTCGCCTTGACTACGAATGGGGATGAGTCACCATTCAGTATGTTTCGTAAACCTTCCGAAGCCTTATCCCATTTTGAAGAGATGTCACGACAAGTGAAAAAACCATTGGAACGGATGTATTTTCAGCAATCTATGCGTTTCCAATCGGCGTCAATTCAGGTGCTTGAACAGCAATTTGACGCATTACAACCCGAGGTGCAACCGCTCACGGATGGGGGGATTCAAATATGGGAAGCGCCAACGACACGTGAGGAAGTCAATGAAATCGCACGTGCAATTTTGAGAGACGTCCGTGAAAAAGGGTATCGTTTTCAAGATATTGCGATTCTATATCGCGATTCTGCCTACGTCTATTTATTGGATGCGATTTTACCTCAATATGACATTCCATACAATCTTGATGTGAAAAAATCGATGACGCACCACCCAATCATGGAAATGTTACGTGCATTAATTGAAGTGCTTCAAACGGGGTGGCAATTTGATCCATTGATGCGACTATTAAAAACACAAATACTTTCCCAATACTTTACTGAAAGTGCGTATTTGATTCAGTTGTTGGAAAACTTTGCGCTTGAACGTGGGATTTATGGCAAACGTTGGTTGGACCCACATTACTTTGAATTAAATCAATTTCGTAAAATGGGATTACGTCCGAATGACCCATTGACAGAAGAAGAAACAGCAACATTTCAAAAAGTAATTGATTTGAAAAACGATATTTTTAATAAGTTATTGAAATTCGAGGAAAAGTTAGCCCAGGGGACCCATGCAAGAAGTTTTGCGACTTATTTTTATGAAGCGATGGAAGATTTTGAATTGCCAACGCAACTGATGACGCAGCGGGATAGATTAGACCAACTAGGCAAACATGAGGCGGCGGAGGAAATCGATCAAATATGGCATGGATTGATTCGCGTGTTAGATGATGTCGTCACAGTTTTTGATGAACGTGAGATGACATTAGATCGCTTTTTGGAAATTTTAGATGTCGGATTAAATGAACTGGAATTTTCGATGATCCCGCAAACGTTAGACCAGGTTACAATTGGGACGATGGATTTGGCCAAAGTAGACAACAAAAAGCACATTTATATGATAGGAATGAATGATGGTGTCATGCCTCAAGCGATTAACGGCTCAGGATTGATTTCTGACAGTGAAAAGAAAGATTTTGAGCGTTATGCGGAAATCCAATTGAGTCCGACATCGGATATTTTACAAATGGATGAAGCATTTGTATGTTATTATGCGATGACACGAGGGAAGGAAGCCATCACTTTTTCATATAGTTTAATGGATGCGAGTGGTGCCGAGCGCGAAAGAAGTCCGTTTCTAAATGACATTCTTGCCCTGTTTCATCAATTGCAAGTCACACGTTTGACACATCAACATGCACGCGACACATTAACGCTTATCGAACATCCTCACCAAACGAAAGTGCATTTGTTTGAAGCGTTAAAAACGTGGCTTGATGAAGGGCTGATTGCCGATACATGGTTTTCAGCTTATGCTGTGATGGCTCAGCATCGACAATTAAATGATGGACTCAAACATTTGAAATCTGCGCTCACATATACGAATGCCACAGTTCAATTGGATGCCCATTTAACGACAGCACTGTACGGAAAAGCCATTCATGCTAGCGTATCACGTTTTGAAGGATATCAACAATGTCCATTTAAACACTATACATCACACGGGTTAAAACTGAATGAAAGAACGAAATATCAACTACAAAATTTTGATTTAGGGACGATTTTTCATGATGCATTAAAGTATATAGCGGAGAAAATAGAAGGGCGTTTTAATCAGTTAACTGAACAACAAATTCATGCATATACACGTGAAGCATTAGCGTATGTTTTGCCACTTGTTCAATTTAATTTATTGAACTCTACGGCGTATTATCGTTACTTATCACAGCGCATCGGTGCAATAGTTCAAGCGACTTTATATGCGATGAAATATCAAACGACGTATTCACAGTTCAGACCGATTGCATTTGAAAAAGCGTTTCGTAAATCACCGAAAAATGATTCTGAACTGAAAGCAGCGCCATTATACACGAAACAAGGGATTCCTATCTATATTCGTGGACAAATTGACCGTATTGATGCATTCCAAAAAAACAATCAAAGTTTTATTAACATTATTGATTATAAGTCTTCATCTTCAAGTGCATCATTAGATTTAGTCAAAGTTTACTATGGCTTACAGATGCAGATGATGACTTATATGGATATCGCATTACAAAATAAGGAAAGGCTCGGGTTGAGTGAAGCGGTAAAACCAGGAGGCTTTTTATACATGTTTGTTCATAAATTTAGAGATGAAAAGCGTGCTTGGAAGGACGTTCAAGATGCCAAACGTGAGATTGACTTTTTAAAGTCTTATCAGCTACAAGGATTGCTCAACAACGATGTGGATGTTTTAGAGGCTTACGATTCACGCTTAACGACAGGGTTTCAATCTGACATTGTCCCTATTGGATTGAAAAAAGACGGTAGCTTTTATGCAACAAGTAAAGTGACAGATGAAGCGACAATTCATAAACTGATTCAACATAACCGCCGTAATTTTCAGGATATCGCAACGCATATTATGGATGGGCATAATGAAGTGGCGCCAATACAATTTCGTAAGCAATTGCCTTGCCAGTTCTGTCAGTACCAAGCTGTGTGTCACGTAGATAGTATGATTGATAGTCCGAAGTATCGTCATGTTGATGAAAAAATAAAACCGCTTGAACTCATAGCGACAGTAGACAAGGAAGGAGTGGATGCGCATGATTCCAGCCAAACCTGA
- the addA gene encoding helicase-exonuclease AddAB subunit AddA yields the protein MIPAKPDHVQWTDAQWESIYAKDQDILVAAAAGSGKTAVLVERIIQRILRDEIDVDRLLVVTFTNLSAREMKHRVEARIQQAALADPSNQHLKNQRSKIHQAQISTLHSFCLRLIQQHYDVLEIDPNFRTASEVENILLLEQVIDDVLEKHYEQLDPTFVTLTEHISTDRDDSALRQIIKQLYHFSVAHPDPIEWLNTLDQPYLERHLQQQYLDTLNKYIRLYLEAAQDAIEEAYHQFEWVGDFPKHVTFISKHRDFLRRVLAEPQIDKNRIAEYQLGRMPTKPKDVKEDPMLDEAYDVFKMYYESFKNNMNQIKTHFLGRDDETLLEELYQLAPRVNYLARLTKDVLHTFSQAKRARNILDFSDYEHFALQILRDGDGNPSEIAQAYREHFKEILVDEYQDTNRVQESIIASIKRGDESNGNLFMVGDVKQSIYKFRQADPSLFIEKYQRFNQPEQPGGWRIDLSQNFRSRPAVLSTTNYLFTHMMDTEVGEIEYDDAAKLYHGASYDAVELPVQFNVLMVDQDREMTASEQEAHLIVQQVQTILETKKVYDSKTQTYRPAQYKDIVILERSYSNARLVQQAFKDRDIPLFVNSKQGYFEQTEIRLMLSFLRTIDNPLQDIYLVGLMRSMIYQFTEDELAKIRVVAPQDNYFYQSIQHYLASDEAEPAIVAKLEKFLNDLAFYQDYSLHHPVYQLIDQLFNDHYIIQYFSALIGGRGRRANLYGLFNKAVDFENSSFRGLFQFIRFIDQMIARGKDFGEENVIGPNDNVVRMMTIHSSKGLEFPFVIYSGLTRQFNKSDLGKAVVLNQHAGLGLQYYDEAQGLFYPSLISMSIDLVNQKEMISEEMRLIYVAFTRAKEQLFLIGTAKQEKELEVLASAPIANQKLTVMDRFNAKNPFQLLYSVFSKYQNSALQAHQRFESDATTLAPVVKPHIQVQHLEAETVLPTEQDLVDNQSHSLEALEAKLASTPIDDQVAKQIEQQLLFEYPYQQAVQQASKQSVSELKRQLETEQADTNYERVRQYRLGIATYDRPQFLQEVKYTAAEIGTLMHTVMQHLPFVEDGFTEQALNQFLTSLVERSIIPAEALQVIAVDEIQRFINSPLYARIAKSEERHTEVPFVVNQHEVEETNVSTDASMIQGMIDLVFKENGHYYFVDYKTDALIRRRGISDAEMEMMLKQKYRVQMQYYQRALETILKTPVNGYLYFFKYGELEI from the coding sequence ATGATTCCAGCCAAACCTGATCACGTTCAGTGGACGGATGCACAATGGGAAAGTATTTACGCCAAAGATCAAGATATTCTTGTTGCTGCGGCAGCGGGTTCTGGTAAAACCGCTGTACTTGTAGAACGGATTATTCAACGCATTTTGCGTGATGAGATAGATGTTGATCGTTTACTAGTGGTCACTTTTACGAATTTAAGTGCACGTGAGATGAAGCATCGTGTTGAAGCTCGCATCCAACAAGCTGCTTTGGCAGACCCTTCTAACCAACACTTAAAAAATCAAAGATCCAAAATACATCAAGCACAAATTTCGACTTTACATAGTTTTTGTTTGCGACTCATTCAACAACATTATGACGTGTTAGAGATTGATCCAAATTTTAGAACGGCGAGTGAAGTTGAAAATATATTATTGTTAGAACAGGTGATTGATGATGTACTCGAAAAGCACTATGAACAATTGGATCCAACATTTGTAACTTTAACTGAACATATTTCTACAGATAGAGATGACTCGGCATTACGTCAAATCATTAAACAGCTGTATCATTTTAGTGTCGCGCATCCAGACCCTATTGAGTGGTTGAATACGTTAGATCAACCTTACTTAGAACGACATCTTCAGCAACAGTATTTAGACACTTTGAATAAATATATTCGTTTATATTTAGAGGCAGCACAAGATGCGATAGAGGAAGCTTATCACCAATTTGAATGGGTTGGAGATTTTCCTAAGCATGTGACATTCATTTCCAAACATCGCGATTTTTTGCGTCGTGTTTTAGCTGAACCTCAAATTGATAAAAATCGTATAGCGGAATATCAACTAGGTCGAATGCCAACGAAACCCAAAGATGTGAAAGAAGATCCGATGCTCGATGAAGCATATGACGTTTTCAAAATGTACTATGAAAGTTTCAAAAACAATATGAATCAAATCAAAACGCATTTTTTAGGGCGCGATGATGAAACGCTATTGGAAGAATTGTATCAGCTCGCACCACGGGTCAATTATTTAGCAAGATTAACGAAAGATGTTCTTCATACGTTTAGCCAAGCTAAAAGAGCGCGCAATATTTTGGATTTTTCGGATTATGAACATTTTGCATTACAAATTTTGAGGGATGGAGACGGAAACCCGTCAGAGATTGCTCAAGCATATCGAGAACATTTCAAAGAGATTTTGGTGGATGAATATCAAGATACAAACCGTGTACAAGAAAGCATCATCGCGAGCATTAAACGCGGCGATGAATCGAACGGTAATCTGTTCATGGTTGGAGATGTGAAGCAGTCCATCTATAAATTTAGACAAGCGGATCCTAGCTTATTTATCGAAAAATATCAACGGTTTAATCAGCCTGAACAACCAGGAGGCTGGAGAATCGATTTATCTCAAAATTTCCGATCACGTCCGGCAGTATTATCAACGACGAATTATTTATTTACGCATATGATGGATACGGAAGTCGGTGAAATTGAATATGATGACGCTGCAAAATTGTATCATGGTGCGTCCTATGATGCAGTCGAATTACCGGTCCAGTTCAATGTATTGATGGTAGATCAAGACCGAGAGATGACGGCGAGTGAGCAAGAGGCGCATTTGATTGTTCAACAGGTTCAAACCATTCTTGAAACAAAAAAAGTGTACGATTCAAAAACGCAAACTTATCGTCCAGCGCAGTATAAAGATATCGTCATCCTTGAAAGAAGTTATAGCAATGCGCGACTTGTTCAACAAGCTTTCAAAGATCGAGATATTCCTTTATTTGTGAATAGTAAACAAGGTTATTTTGAACAGACTGAAATCCGTTTGATGTTATCGTTTTTACGTACGATTGACAACCCGCTCCAAGATATTTATTTGGTCGGTTTAATGCGATCGATGATATATCAATTTACAGAAGATGAACTTGCCAAAATTCGTGTTGTTGCACCACAAGATAATTACTTTTATCAGTCCATTCAACATTATCTCGCATCAGATGAAGCCGAACCTGCGATCGTTGCAAAATTGGAGAAATTTTTAAACGATTTAGCATTTTACCAAGACTATAGTTTACATCACCCTGTTTATCAGTTGATTGATCAATTGTTTAACGATCACTATATCATTCAATATTTTAGTGCGTTAATCGGAGGACGAGGGCGACGCGCAAATTTGTACGGCTTGTTTAATAAGGCTGTTGACTTTGAAAATTCAAGTTTTCGTGGATTATTCCAATTTATTCGTTTTATCGATCAAATGATTGCGCGTGGGAAAGATTTTGGAGAAGAAAATGTCATCGGACCCAATGATAATGTTGTGCGTATGATGACGATTCACAGCAGTAAAGGTTTGGAATTCCCATTCGTCATTTATTCTGGTCTAACGCGTCAATTTAATAAAAGTGACTTGGGCAAAGCCGTCGTGCTCAATCAACATGCAGGTTTAGGCTTACAATACTATGATGAAGCACAAGGATTATTTTATCCTTCTTTGATTTCGATGAGTATTGATCTTGTGAATCAAAAAGAGATGATTTCAGAAGAAATGCGTTTAATCTATGTGGCTTTTACTCGAGCAAAGGAACAACTCTTTTTAATCGGAACGGCTAAGCAAGAAAAAGAACTTGAAGTGTTAGCGTCAGCGCCGATTGCAAATCAAAAGTTAACAGTGATGGATCGCTTTAATGCTAAAAATCCATTCCAACTGTTATACAGTGTTTTCAGCAAATATCAAAATAGTGCATTACAAGCACATCAACGTTTTGAATCCGATGCGACGACATTAGCCCCAGTTGTTAAGCCGCATATTCAAGTGCAACATCTCGAGGCGGAAACGGTCTTACCGACGGAGCAAGATTTAGTTGATAATCAGAGTCATTCACTGGAAGCATTAGAAGCGAAATTAGCGTCAACCCCTATAGATGATCAGGTTGCCAAACAAATCGAGCAACAACTTTTGTTTGAATATCCATATCAGCAAGCGGTTCAGCAAGCATCAAAGCAATCTGTATCAGAATTGAAACGTCAACTTGAAACAGAACAAGCGGACACGAATTATGAACGGGTTCGGCAATATCGATTAGGCATTGCAACTTATGATCGTCCTCAATTTTTACAAGAAGTGAAGTATACCGCTGCGGAAATTGGGACGCTGATGCACACCGTCATGCAGCATTTACCATTTGTAGAAGATGGTTTTACAGAACAAGCATTGAATCAGTTTTTAACATCATTAGTCGAGCGCTCGATTATTCCGGCCGAAGCATTACAAGTGATTGCCGTCGATGAAATTCAACGTTTCATTAACAGTCCACTGTATGCACGTATCGCTAAAAGTGAAGAACGGCATACCGAAGTACCTTTCGTCGTGAATCAACATGAAGTTGAAGAGACAAATGTATCCACGGACGCTTCAATGATACAGGGGATGATCGATTTAGTTTTTAAAGAGAACGGTCATTATTACTTTGTAGATTATAAAACTGATGCGTTGATTCGAAGACGAGGGATATCCGATGCAGAGATGGAAATGATGCTGAAACAAAAATATCGTGTTCAAATGCAGTATTATCAACGTGCATTAGAAACGATATTGAAGACACCTGTGAATGGTTATTTATACTTCTTTAAATACGGTGAATTAGAGATTTAA
- a CDS encoding Cof-type HAD-IIB family hydrolase → MEQHLICLDLDGTLLNDQKVIPEYTFRVLKALQQQGHAIMIATGRPYRASQLYYDQLDLKTPIVNFNGAFVHHPHDDTFPTQHHRLDEGIATSIIDTLKKMNVKNLIAEVKDCVFIDQPDARLFEGFSMGNPVTQVGDLRETLNEDPTSLLIEAEEIMIPRIKQMLTRFYAENIEHRRWGAPFPVIEIVKKDISKAVGIHFVKEWLQIKHENTIAFGDEDNDLEMIKYANYGIAMDNAIDELKYVAKEITQSNNEDGIGVYLNRFFNLNIPKDQEK, encoded by the coding sequence ATGGAACAGCATTTAATTTGTTTAGATTTAGATGGAACACTCTTGAATGATCAAAAAGTGATTCCCGAATATACATTTCGAGTGTTAAAAGCACTCCAACAACAAGGACATGCCATCATGATTGCGACAGGTCGTCCTTATCGCGCAAGTCAACTTTACTATGATCAACTCGATTTAAAAACACCTATTGTCAATTTCAATGGTGCATTTGTCCACCACCCCCACGATGACACGTTTCCAACGCAACATCATCGTTTAGACGAAGGGATTGCGACAAGTATTATTGACACTTTAAAAAAAATGAACGTCAAAAATTTGATTGCTGAAGTAAAAGATTGCGTTTTTATAGATCAACCTGACGCACGCCTTTTTGAGGGCTTTAGCATGGGTAATCCTGTGACACAAGTCGGTGATTTACGTGAGACTTTAAATGAAGATCCTACTTCATTACTCATTGAGGCTGAAGAAATCATGATTCCACGCATCAAACAAATGCTCACACGCTTTTATGCTGAAAATATAGAGCATCGTCGCTGGGGGGCCCCTTTCCCCGTGATTGAAATTGTGAAAAAAGACATTAGTAAAGCGGTCGGTATTCATTTCGTCAAAGAGTGGCTTCAAATCAAACACGAAAACACCATTGCATTCGGCGATGAAGATAATGACTTAGAAATGATTAAGTATGCAAACTACGGTATTGCAATGGATAATGCCATTGATGAGTTAAAATACGTCGCTAAAGAAATCACACAATCCAACAATGAGGACGGTATCGGTGTGTATTTAAATCGTTTCTTCAATTTAAATATTCCTAAAGATCAAGAAAAATAG
- a CDS encoding fumarylacetoacetate hydrolase family protein: MKFLSFKHNGEISYGVKVKREEAAWDLKRVFANFGEGDFHPKTLLEGLQQNQTLDFQEQVRKAVVAAENSGQGADYKVPFEDIEFLPPVTPTNNVIAFGRNYKAHAEELNHEVNRLYVFTKAASSLTGDESTIPNHRDVTDALDYEGELGVVIGKSGEKIPKGLALDYVYGYTIINDITDRNAQKAHAQAFLSKSLTGACPMGPYIVTKDELPTPENVNIVTKVNNEIRQDGNTSQMILKIDELIEEISKYVALHPGDIIATGTPAGVGAGMNPPKFLQPGDEVKVTIDNIGTLTNFIAKEE; encoded by the coding sequence ATGAAATTCCTATCATTCAAACATAATGGTGAAATTTCATATGGAGTGAAGGTGAAAAGAGAAGAAGCGGCTTGGGATTTAAAGCGCGTTTTCGCTAATTTTGGAGAAGGAGATTTCCATCCCAAAACTTTACTCGAAGGTTTACAACAAAACCAAACACTAGATTTTCAAGAACAAGTAAGAAAAGCGGTCGTTGCGGCAGAAAACAGTGGCCAAGGCGCTGACTATAAAGTTCCGTTTGAAGATATCGAATTTTTACCACCAGTTACACCGACAAACAACGTGATTGCTTTCGGACGTAATTATAAAGCGCACGCGGAAGAACTTAACCATGAAGTGAACCGCTTATATGTATTTACAAAAGCGGCTTCTTCATTGACAGGTGATGAAAGTACGATTCCGAACCACCGTGATGTGACGGATGCGTTAGATTATGAAGGTGAATTAGGTGTCGTGATTGGTAAATCAGGAGAAAAGATTCCAAAAGGCTTAGCTTTGGATTATGTTTATGGTTACACGATTATTAACGACATTACAGATCGTAATGCACAAAAGGCGCATGCGCAAGCTTTCTTGTCAAAAAGTTTAACTGGCGCGTGTCCGATGGGGCCTTACATTGTCACAAAAGATGAATTGCCAACACCTGAAAATGTTAATATCGTGACAAAAGTCAACAATGAAATTCGCCAAGACGGTAATACGTCTCAAATGATTTTGAAAATTGATGAGTTAATTGAAGAAATTTCAAAATATGTAGCTTTACATCCTGGTGACATTATTGCAACGGGGACACCTGCTGGCGTCGGTGCCGGTATGAACCCACCGAAGTTTTTACAACCGGGTGATGAAGTGAAAGTGACAATTGATAATATTGGGACTTTAACGAACTTTATTGCAAAAGAAGAATAA
- a CDS encoding YisL family protein: MLLINLHIVSWIVLLILFYAAYENYSNKQGPTPLFKSLHMATRVLMLFVLVTGFWLVVKAFTSAGASHMLLTLKMVGGIAVIGLMEVTIARKKKKLETRGLFIATWIVALLTIVLGAILPWGPITGLFK, translated from the coding sequence ATGTTGTTAATTAACTTGCATATTGTCAGTTGGATTGTCTTGTTAATTCTTTTCTATGCGGCTTATGAAAACTACTCTAACAAACAAGGCCCAACACCATTATTTAAATCATTACATATGGCAACTCGTGTATTGATGCTTTTCGTTCTTGTGACTGGTTTTTGGCTCGTGGTGAAGGCGTTCACAAGTGCTGGCGCTAGTCATATGTTATTGACGCTAAAAATGGTAGGTGGTATTGCAGTCATTGGACTGATGGAAGTGACAATTGCACGTAAAAAGAAAAAGTTAGAGACGCGAGGTCTATTTATTGCAACGTGGATTGTCGCATTGTTAACCATCGTTTTAGGTGCAATATTGCCTTGGGGACCTATCACAGGATTATTCAAATAA